The proteins below come from a single Tissierella sp. MB52-C2 genomic window:
- a CDS encoding DUF6320 domain-containing protein, protein MNYCTHCEVKIRENQEECPLCGNMLSGISNNRHEDIFPRIPPYYERHLAIRILLFISVAAVAISFSINIIFPSNINWPLLLLFALVSIWLGVIALVQRRYHISKKIVRQVCIISLLGVFWDWKIGWIGWSLDYLIPITSIAAIITMYITAQIMKLSIREYITYALIDGLFGIIPILFLLFGWIKVIYPTVICVTLSIISLSAIFIFRGKDIKMELNKRMHI, encoded by the coding sequence ATGAACTACTGTACACATTGTGAAGTTAAGATACGAGAAAATCAAGAAGAGTGCCCATTATGCGGAAATATGCTATCAGGTATTTCTAATAATCGCCATGAAGATATTTTCCCAAGAATTCCACCATATTATGAGAGACATTTAGCCATTAGGATTTTGCTATTTATCTCAGTGGCAGCCGTAGCGATTAGTTTTTCTATTAATATTATATTTCCATCAAATATAAACTGGCCATTACTCTTATTATTTGCTTTAGTTAGTATATGGCTTGGAGTAATTGCCCTTGTTCAAAGAAGGTATCATATATCTAAAAAAATTGTTCGCCAAGTTTGTATTATATCTTTACTGGGAGTCTTTTGGGACTGGAAAATTGGATGGATAGGTTGGTCTTTAGATTATTTAATACCTATTACTTCTATTGCTGCAATAATAACTATGTATATAACAGCACAAATTATGAAACTCAGCATAAGAGAATATATTACCTATGCCTTAATCGATGGACTATTTGGGATTATTCCGATTTTATTTCTTCTATTTGGCTGGATAAAGGTAATCTATCCAACTGTTATTTGCGTAACATTAAGTATTATATCTTTGTCTGCCATATTTATATTTAGAGGAAAAGATATTAAAATGGAATTAAATAAAAGAATGCATATATAG
- a CDS encoding DJ-1 family glyoxalase III → MKKVILFLAEGFEEVEALTVVDYLRRKDISVDTVSITGEEKVKGAHDIIVLADKTIDEITDIGSYDAVIIPGGLPGATNLRDNDKVIDIVKKTDKYGGLVAAICAGPIVLERAGVINGKNVTSYPGFEDELKSGIYIKENVLRDCNIITARGPALAVDFAIEIIQYLLGEEKAKELKDDILYKA, encoded by the coding sequence ATGAAGAAGGTTATTTTATTTTTAGCAGAGGGGTTTGAAGAAGTAGAGGCTTTAACTGTAGTAGATTATCTTAGAAGAAAAGATATATCTGTGGATACAGTATCTATTACAGGAGAAGAAAAGGTAAAGGGAGCACACGATATTATAGTTCTTGCAGATAAAACTATAGATGAGATTACAGATATAGGTTCATATGATGCTGTAATCATTCCAGGAGGATTGCCAGGGGCTACAAACCTTAGGGATAATGATAAAGTAATTGATATAGTAAAGAAGACAGACAAATATGGTGGATTAGTGGCTGCAATATGTGCAGGGCCTATAGTTCTTGAAAGAGCTGGAGTTATAAATGGCAAAAATGTAACCTCATATCCAGGCTTTGAAGATGAGTTAAAAAGTGGAATATATATTAAAGAAAATGTTCTTAGGGACTGTAATATTATAACAGCAAGAGGGCCAGCACTAGCAGTAGACTTCGCAATAGAGATAATACAATATTTATTAGGAGAAGAAAAAGCAAAAGAATTAAAAGATGATATACTATATAAAGCTTAA
- a CDS encoding sigma-54 dependent transcriptional regulator, translating into MEKILIVDDEKNICDSLKFALEDDYEVFTTQDTSRVMEILYDENIDVVLLDLKIGKIDGITVLKDIKSRLKDVQVIVVTAYGSIESSINAMKEGAFHYITKPIDMEELYLYIQKSIEYKKLNYSLTNLRSILKERYSFKEIIGKSHNLRLFLNRVEKVIDIDSTVLITGESGTGKDLIAKALHFQGNRKDENFIVVNCAAIPENLLESELFGYEKGTFTGAHKKKIGKIQLADKGTLFLDEIAEMDIQLQAKILRIVEDMEITPLGSNKPIKIDVRIVAATNKSLEEEVKAGRFREDLFYRLNVINLEVPPLRERKGDMPILLNYFLNKYNNKLNKNVLGFSKDVIDILEKYKFPGNVRELENLVEMLIALADNDIIYKENLPKKYCFNDDNDSDHNHDYIKITIGTDLKEVEKAVILKTLDYFHGNRRMTADILRISERNLQYKIKEYNSIK; encoded by the coding sequence ATGGAAAAAATATTGATTGTTGATGATGAAAAAAATATTTGTGATTCTTTAAAGTTTGCACTTGAAGACGATTACGAAGTATTTACTACTCAAGACACTAGTCGAGTTATGGAAATATTATATGATGAAAATATAGATGTGGTACTATTGGATTTAAAAATAGGAAAGATAGATGGAATTACAGTTTTAAAGGATATAAAGAGTAGGCTAAAGGATGTTCAAGTTATTGTAGTGACAGCATATGGGAGTATTGAATCTTCAATTAATGCAATGAAAGAAGGAGCATTTCATTATATTACTAAACCCATTGATATGGAAGAACTATACTTATATATCCAAAAATCTATAGAATATAAAAAATTAAATTATTCCTTAACAAATCTTAGAAGTATATTGAAGGAAAGATATAGCTTTAAAGAAATCATAGGGAAATCTCATAATTTAAGATTATTTCTTAATAGAGTTGAAAAAGTAATAGATATAGATTCCACAGTTTTGATAACTGGTGAAAGTGGAACGGGAAAAGATTTAATTGCTAAGGCATTACATTTTCAGGGAAATAGAAAAGATGAAAATTTTATAGTAGTAAACTGTGCAGCTATTCCTGAAAATCTTCTAGAAAGTGAATTGTTTGGATATGAAAAGGGAACATTCACTGGAGCCCACAAGAAAAAAATAGGAAAAATTCAGTTAGCTGACAAGGGGACATTATTTTTAGATGAAATAGCAGAAATGGATATTCAGCTTCAAGCTAAGATATTGAGAATTGTTGAAGATATGGAAATTACCCCCTTAGGAAGTAATAAGCCAATTAAAATCGATGTAAGAATAGTAGCTGCCACTAATAAATCTTTGGAGGAAGAAGTAAAAGCAGGAAGGTTTAGAGAGGATTTATTTTATAGACTTAATGTTATTAATCTAGAAGTACCACCATTGAGAGAGCGTAAAGGTGATATGCCTATTTTACTTAATTATTTTTTAAACAAGTATAATAATAAATTAAATAAAAATGTTTTGGGGTTTAGTAAGGATGTTATAGATATATTGGAAAAGTACAAATTTCCTGGAAATGTTAGAGAATTAGAAAATTTAGTGGAGATGTTAATAGCACTGGCAGATAATGATATTATCTATAAAGAAAATTTGCCGAAAAAATATTGTTTTAATGATGATAATGATAGTGATCATAATCACGATTACATAAAAATTACCATAGGAACTGATTTAAAAGAAGTTGAAAAAGCTGTAATACTAAAAACTCTGGATTATTTTCATGGAAATAGGCGTATGACAGCAGACATTCTTCGGATAAGTGAAAGAAATCTTCAATATAAAATAAAAGAATATAATAGTATAAAATAA
- a CDS encoding ABC transporter substrate-binding protein yields MNKYFDIKDKVYDITEKYPETIDIFVANGFEQLANEKMRKLMGKTISLEMACMTKKVNVELFTQKLVDAIEQNRVSVDSALSMSKGQNGGDIKIEGVLPCPVRVPLLEGFNAWMDENKDKFGFKVDYELKSANLGVDWIKEKIHSDKEDSLSDLFMSAGFDLFFDKELMGKFKSRGVFEDITGLEKLNKDFDNEEIDLKDPQKQYSIIAVVPAVFMVNTDELGDRQMPKSWKDLLKEEFEDSVSLPMKDFDLFNAILLNIYKNYGEEGVTKLGKTLLRSMHPAEMVKAHTKKTESKIPTVTIMPYFFTKMVRSQSPLKPVWPEDGAIISPVFLLTKKETKEQTKSFVDFFFSKEVGEILSTNGKFPSTNPEVDNDLSMEQKFMWLGWDYINNHDIGELIRKCEKIFHDAI; encoded by the coding sequence ATGAATAAATATTTTGATATAAAAGATAAGGTATATGATATAACGGAAAAATATCCAGAAACAATAGATATATTTGTAGCCAATGGTTTCGAACAATTAGCCAATGAAAAGATGAGAAAGCTAATGGGTAAGACTATTTCTCTTGAAATGGCTTGTATGACTAAAAAGGTAAATGTAGAACTATTTACTCAAAAATTAGTAGATGCAATAGAACAGAATAGGGTATCTGTAGACTCAGCATTATCCATGTCTAAGGGACAAAATGGAGGAGATATAAAAATAGAAGGAGTTCTACCTTGTCCAGTGAGAGTTCCTTTGCTAGAAGGATTTAATGCTTGGATGGACGAAAATAAAGATAAATTTGGTTTTAAGGTTGATTATGAGTTAAAATCTGCAAACTTAGGTGTAGATTGGATAAAGGAAAAAATCCATTCTGATAAGGAAGATTCCCTTTCAGATTTATTTATGTCAGCAGGATTTGATTTATTCTTTGATAAAGAGTTAATGGGAAAGTTTAAATCAAGAGGAGTATTTGAAGATATTACAGGACTAGAAAAGTTGAATAAGGATTTTGATAATGAAGAAATAGATTTAAAAGATCCCCAAAAACAATATTCAATAATAGCAGTAGTTCCAGCTGTATTTATGGTAAATACTGATGAACTAGGAGATAGACAGATGCCTAAGTCTTGGAAGGACTTATTAAAAGAAGAATTTGAAGACTCCGTATCCCTTCCCATGAAAGACTTTGATTTATTTAATGCTATCCTTTTAAATATATATAAAAACTACGGAGAAGAAGGAGTAACTAAGCTTGGAAAAACACTACTAAGGAGTATGCACCCTGCAGAAATGGTGAAGGCTCATACAAAAAAAACAGAATCTAAGATTCCAACTGTAACCATCATGCCATATTTCTTTACAAAGATGGTAAGAAGTCAATCACCATTAAAACCTGTATGGCCAGAAGATGGTGCAATAATTTCTCCAGTATTTTTATTGACTAAGAAAGAAACTAAGGAGCAGACAAAATCTTTCGTAGACTTCTTTTTTTCTAAGGAAGTAGGAGAGATACTTTCAACCAATGGAAAGTTTCCATCAACTAATCCGGAGGTAGACAATGATTTATCTATGGAGCAAAAGTTTATGTGGCTTGGTTGGGACTATATAAATAATCATGATATTGGTGAATTAATAAGAAAATGTGAAAAGATATTTCATGATGCAATTTAG
- a CDS encoding TRAP transporter small permease, producing the protein MKKFNNILSKIEQYFIGILLLIIAFMLFINVLLRFLGSSLVWSEEVARYSIVWVTFIGSSVCIYKGAHIGVDAIMNILSDRGKKILTIITILISIVFTIIFTYLSFIIIKNVLITNQESSTIKIPMVYVYGAMPVGGILMLLRYTQEFVLKLKDGENK; encoded by the coding sequence ATGAAAAAATTTAATAATATCCTATCAAAGATAGAACAATACTTTATTGGAATATTGCTGCTAATTATAGCATTTATGCTTTTTATCAATGTATTACTTAGGTTTTTAGGATCTTCCCTAGTGTGGTCAGAGGAAGTAGCACGTTATTCTATAGTATGGGTCACATTCATTGGCTCTAGTGTTTGTATCTATAAAGGTGCACATATTGGAGTTGATGCTATAATGAATATTTTAAGTGATAGGGGTAAGAAAATTTTAACCATTATAACAATTTTAATATCTATTGTATTCACTATAATATTTACCTATCTATCATTTATCATTATAAAAAATGTACTTATAACGAATCAAGAGAGTTCAACTATAAAGATTCCGATGGTTTATGTATATGGTGCTATGCCTGTAGGTGGAATACTTATGTTATTGAGATATACTCAAGAATTTGTTTTGAAATTAAAGGATGGTGAGAATAAATGA
- a CDS encoding DUF302 domain-containing protein, which yields MELIYEKITDKSFDEAVKNITESLKDKKFGVLWQLNFKDKMIEHGIDFPNNFMVLEVCNPQKANEVLTKHIEMGYFLPCKMVVYEKDGTVRIGTARPEILMGMAGYDDLGDVASEVEEILIEAIDNAI from the coding sequence GTGGAATTAATATATGAAAAGATTACAGATAAGTCCTTTGATGAAGCTGTAAAAAATATAACAGAAAGTCTTAAGGATAAAAAATTTGGTGTACTGTGGCAGTTAAACTTTAAGGATAAAATGATTGAACATGGGATTGATTTCCCCAATAATTTTATGGTTTTGGAAGTTTGCAATCCCCAAAAAGCTAATGAAGTGCTTACCAAGCATATCGAAATGGGTTATTTCCTGCCATGTAAAATGGTAGTATACGAAAAGGATGGAACTGTAAGAATAGGAACTGCAAGGCCAGAAATATTAATGGGCATGGCAGGCTATGATGATCTCGGAGATGTGGCCAGTGAAGTAGAAGAAATATTAATAGAAGCTATAGACAATGCTATATAA
- a CDS encoding transporter substrate-binding domain-containing protein yields the protein MQSRLDPVILLLAILLVISSKSLCINDDEIIIIGGEKNYPPFEYLDEDGEYRGFNVDLMKALSLEVGVEIKLVPMDWVDAHVALQNGSIDAIQGMNYNDARLAMYDFSNEYLKNSLVCFVRKDETKILGVDSLIGRRVAVQRSDFAAYALADKGEIEVVFFSDLDIAFEKLIKGEVDAVVGNKLTGLYIIQKNRSVDLIKTVGNDISFTSYGMAFKKGNNQLMNEFNQALESLKKKGTYYNIYEKWFGKEIKPAWKGLLNLLYILLFIIIIVILINLFFIRINSILKKEVELRTINLNEANEELNKKQQIIKESNRYKEQILNGIGNGLITFDKEGIITTLNKSCENLLNINSEEFIGMRYDEVDLERYIHINHLKECLRYEKQFNIEEKRYYQGNKENILSYILRPLFDLNNENIGAVVTFNDITEISILRRKLAENDKMNSLGTLISGISHEIRNPLTSIKAYIDLLPKKYDNIEFRKKITTEIPTEIERLNELLTDLIDYSRPKKFKKENFDLIHLVNQTIDIFISEMESQGIDINYLIEDEVILYGDKQQIKQIIVNILKNSMEAVNFNGKIVIDVEDTEEQAILSILDNGQGIMEEDLNNILNPFFTTKDNGTGLGLALCYQYAKDNNTNIKINSKYGEWTKIDLVFTKS from the coding sequence GTGCAGAGTAGGTTAGATCCTGTTATTTTATTACTAGCCATATTATTAGTTATTAGTTCAAAATCATTATGTATTAATGATGATGAAATCATAATAATTGGTGGTGAAAAGAATTATCCACCATTTGAATATTTAGATGAAGACGGTGAGTATAGAGGTTTTAACGTAGACTTGATGAAGGCTTTATCATTAGAGGTAGGTGTAGAAATAAAATTAGTTCCTATGGATTGGGTAGACGCCCATGTTGCTTTACAGAATGGGAGTATCGATGCAATACAAGGAATGAATTACAATGATGCTAGACTGGCCATGTATGACTTTTCTAATGAGTACTTAAAGAATTCATTAGTCTGTTTTGTCAGAAAAGATGAAACTAAAATATTGGGAGTAGATAGTTTAATAGGGCGTAGAGTCGCTGTTCAAAGAAGCGATTTTGCTGCATATGCATTGGCAGATAAAGGAGAAATAGAAGTTGTATTTTTTTCAGATTTAGATATTGCCTTTGAAAAGCTTATTAAAGGTGAAGTTGATGCTGTAGTAGGAAATAAACTTACAGGATTATACATAATTCAAAAGAATAGAAGTGTTGATTTAATAAAGACTGTAGGAAATGATATTAGCTTTACATCATATGGTATGGCCTTTAAGAAAGGAAATAATCAATTGATGAATGAGTTTAATCAAGCTTTGGAAAGTTTAAAGAAGAAAGGTACATATTATAATATATATGAAAAGTGGTTTGGTAAGGAAATTAAACCAGCTTGGAAGGGTCTTTTGAATTTACTCTATATCCTATTATTTATTATTATCATAGTCATTTTAATAAATCTATTTTTTATTAGGATTAATAGTATTTTAAAGAAAGAAGTGGAATTAAGAACTATTAATTTAAATGAAGCGAATGAGGAATTAAATAAAAAGCAGCAGATTATAAAAGAAAGTAATCGATATAAAGAGCAGATATTAAATGGTATTGGAAATGGACTTATAACCTTCGATAAAGAGGGAATTATTACAACTTTAAACAAAAGCTGTGAAAATTTGTTGAATATTAACAGTGAAGAATTTATTGGTATGAGGTATGATGAAGTTGATTTGGAAAGATATATTCATATTAATCACTTGAAAGAATGTCTGAGATATGAAAAACAATTTAATATTGAAGAAAAAAGGTATTATCAAGGTAATAAGGAAAATATATTATCATATATTTTAAGACCATTATTTGATTTAAATAATGAAAATATTGGAGCTGTGGTTACATTCAATGACATAACTGAAATAAGTATATTGAGAAGAAAACTTGCGGAAAACGACAAAATGAATTCACTAGGAACCCTGATATCTGGAATATCTCACGAAATCAGGAATCCTCTTACATCCATTAAGGCTTATATCGATCTTTTACCTAAAAAATACGATAATATAGAATTCAGAAAAAAGATAACAACTGAGATTCCTACTGAAATAGAAAGATTAAATGAACTATTAACAGATTTAATAGATTATTCAAGGCCTAAAAAATTCAAGAAAGAAAACTTCGATTTAATACATTTAGTAAATCAAACTATTGATATTTTCATATCTGAGATGGAAAGCCAAGGAATTGATATTAATTATTTAATTGAAGATGAGGTGATATTATATGGAGACAAGCAACAAATTAAACAAATAATAGTAAATATCCTAAAGAATAGCATGGAGGCAGTTAATTTCAATGGTAAAATTGTAATCGATGTAGAGGACACAGAGGAACAAGCTATTTTGAGTATATTAGATAATGGTCAAGGGATTATGGAGGAGGATTTAAATAATATACTTAATCCTTTCTTTACAACTAAGGATAATGGAACTGGTTTAGGATTAGCATTATGCTATCAATATGCTAAAGATAACAATACAAATATTAAGATTAACAGTAAATATGGAGAGTGGACAAAGATAGATCTGGTATTCACTAAATCATAA
- a CDS encoding TRAP transporter large permease, with translation MTIALFAILFVFLFSGAPVYIAMSFASVLSLYFFTSIPMEVVAQRMFSGIDKFSLMAVPFFILAANVMKGGGISKRILNLASKLVGHLKGGLAIAVVISCMFFGAVSGSSPATVVAIGGLMLPELLKAGYGEKFSLGLITSSPAVAVIIPPSIGMIVYGTVTGVSVGDLFIGGIGPGIVWGLVVILYCYFIAKKNNVPTQERASLKEVLIALKDAAWALGVPFIIIGGIYGGIFTPTESAVVASVYAIFVALFIYKQLDFKGLINESVDAAVGTAQVMILLASASIFSWILTRQQIPQALAEGLITITNSKITILLMMNIILLIAGMFIDPASSTTILAPLFLPLAINYGIDPIHLGIIMVVNGAIGMFTPPFGLNMFVATGISKEPISKIISGIIPFVILALLIMAIVTYVPQVTMFLVGAMK, from the coding sequence ATGACTATAGCACTATTTGCAATTCTTTTTGTTTTCTTATTTAGTGGAGCACCAGTATATATTGCAATGTCTTTTGCAAGTGTTTTATCATTGTACTTTTTCACATCTATACCTATGGAAGTCGTAGCCCAAAGAATGTTTTCTGGTATTGATAAATTCTCATTAATGGCTGTGCCATTTTTTATTCTTGCAGCTAATGTAATGAAGGGTGGAGGAATATCAAAGAGGATTCTTAACTTGGCAAGTAAATTAGTGGGACATCTGAAAGGTGGGCTTGCTATTGCAGTTGTAATATCTTGTATGTTCTTTGGAGCTGTTTCTGGGTCTAGTCCAGCTACTGTTGTTGCTATTGGAGGACTTATGTTACCTGAATTACTTAAGGCTGGTTATGGTGAAAAGTTTTCTCTTGGGTTGATTACATCCAGTCCAGCGGTTGCAGTAATTATACCACCAAGTATAGGTATGATTGTCTATGGAACAGTTACTGGTGTATCTGTTGGAGATTTATTTATAGGTGGAATTGGTCCTGGAATTGTATGGGGACTAGTAGTAATTTTATATTGTTATTTTATTGCAAAGAAAAACAATGTACCTACACAGGAGAGAGCATCTTTGAAGGAAGTACTAATAGCCCTTAAAGACGCTGCGTGGGCCTTAGGAGTTCCATTTATCATTATAGGGGGAATATATGGTGGAATCTTTACACCAACAGAATCTGCAGTTGTCGCTTCGGTATATGCTATTTTTGTCGCTTTATTTATCTATAAACAATTAGATTTTAAAGGGCTGATAAATGAATCTGTTGATGCAGCAGTAGGTACAGCTCAAGTTATGATATTGTTAGCCTCTGCTTCGATATTTTCATGGATATTAACTAGACAGCAGATTCCTCAAGCACTGGCAGAAGGTCTAATAACAATAACTAATTCTAAGATTACAATATTATTAATGATGAATATAATACTTTTAATTGCTGGAATGTTCATAGACCCAGCCTCTTCAACTACAATATTAGCACCACTATTTTTACCTTTGGCAATAAACTATGGTATAGATCCCATACATTTAGGTATAATTATGGTTGTTAATGGGGCGATAGGTATGTTTACGCCGCCGTTTGGATTAAATATGTTTGTGGCAACTGGAATTTCTAAGGAGCCTATTAGCAAGATTATTTCAGGTATAATACCCTTTGTAATCTTGGCATTACTTATTATGGCAATAGTGACTTATGTGCCTCAAGTGACCATGTTTCTTGTTGGTGCTATGAAATAA
- a CDS encoding alpha/beta hydrolase — MNNFKRLALKILSIPHISLKKYYKQYRKILNILNPPSEPIYKTLDDRIMIENREIPVRVFIPEANPLPKVLIFFHGGGWVTGNIDSYTNVSANMANKTNHIVISVDYRLAPENPFPAGLEDCYYVTREIFNRPEVLNCRKEDIVLIGDSAGGNLAAVVSLMARDRGEFLPTKQILIYPATNYDHSESSPYVSVRENGENYIMTSRRIQDYMDLYVQNIEDRLNPYVAPILSKDLSNQPETLIITAEFDPLRDEGEAYGMKLEEFGNNAKICRIENTIHGFFSNPLSSDSIDKCYEIINSFLKD, encoded by the coding sequence ATGAATAATTTTAAAAGATTAGCTTTAAAAATTTTATCTATTCCCCATATAAGTTTAAAGAAATATTATAAACAATATCGTAAAATACTAAATATACTCAATCCTCCATCGGAGCCAATTTATAAAACATTAGATGATAGGATTATGATAGAAAATAGAGAAATTCCAGTTCGTGTTTTTATACCTGAAGCTAATCCTCTTCCTAAGGTTTTGATTTTCTTTCATGGAGGCGGATGGGTTACTGGAAATATTGATTCCTACACCAATGTATCCGCTAATATGGCTAATAAAACTAATCATATAGTTATTTCAGTAGATTATCGTTTAGCTCCTGAAAATCCTTTTCCGGCTGGATTAGAAGATTGTTATTATGTTACTCGAGAAATCTTTAATAGACCTGAAGTATTAAATTGTAGAAAAGAAGATATAGTATTGATAGGAGATAGTGCTGGAGGAAACTTAGCAGCAGTAGTTTCTCTTATGGCCCGGGACAGGGGAGAGTTTCTACCTACTAAGCAGATTTTAATTTATCCTGCTACAAATTATGACCATAGTGAAAGTTCACCTTATGTTTCAGTAAGAGAAAATGGAGAAAATTATATTATGACTTCAAGACGTATACAGGATTATATGGATCTATATGTTCAAAATATAGAAGATAGATTAAATCCTTATGTGGCTCCCATACTATCTAAAGATCTTTCTAATCAGCCAGAGACTTTAATCATCACAGCAGAATTCGATCCTCTTCGTGATGAAGGAGAAGCCTATGGCATGAAGCTAGAGGAGTTTGGTAATAATGCTAAAATATGTAGAATAGAAAATACGATACATGGATTTTTTTCTAATCCTTTAAGTTCTGATAGTATAGATAAATGCTACGAAATTATAAATTCATTTTTAAAAGATTAA
- a CDS encoding TRAP transporter substrate-binding protein, translating into MFKSRNLVMLLVMVLLLSLIVIGCRGRGDLNTVSKEDLGEIIEIGYGHGFMPETPHHKAAIKFKEEVEAATNGRVKVNLFPSGQLGSAREMFEGLQMGTQEIALVPTARISGFAPELQLFDLPFLFPNREAGYKVMDGEVGTELLEGLKSQKIKGVAFYEDGYKHFTANKPISKLEDFKGLKFRTMESPIVINQFKALGSNPTPIDFGELYSSLQLGVVDGQENPLVTIVSSKFYEVQTNLTLSEHAYLGHVLIFSDSWYSNLPQDIQEILYEKGREIANWQRQAVQEEEIKYLETIKNAGVNIVELSQAERDKMREITLSVHQEYVKLFGNEILDKAYAEIEKYK; encoded by the coding sequence ATGTTCAAGTCTAGAAATTTGGTAATGCTTTTAGTTATGGTGTTATTACTCAGCTTAATTGTTATTGGTTGTAGAGGTAGGGGAGATTTAAATACAGTAAGTAAAGAAGATTTAGGAGAAATAATCGAAATTGGATATGGACATGGGTTTATGCCTGAAACACCTCATCATAAGGCAGCTATTAAGTTTAAAGAGGAAGTAGAAGCGGCTACAAATGGCAGAGTTAAAGTCAACCTATTTCCATCAGGTCAACTAGGAAGTGCAAGGGAGATGTTTGAAGGATTACAAATGGGAACTCAAGAAATTGCTTTAGTTCCAACAGCAAGAATAAGTGGGTTTGCACCTGAACTACAATTATTTGATTTGCCTTTTCTATTTCCGAACAGAGAAGCAGGATATAAAGTTATGGATGGAGAAGTTGGTACAGAATTACTTGAAGGGTTAAAGAGTCAGAAAATTAAAGGTGTGGCTTTTTATGAAGATGGATATAAGCATTTTACAGCTAATAAGCCAATATCCAAATTGGAAGATTTTAAAGGTCTTAAATTTAGAACAATGGAAAGTCCTATTGTAATCAATCAATTTAAAGCTTTAGGGTCTAACCCAACTCCTATTGATTTCGGAGAGCTATATAGTTCACTACAGCTAGGTGTGGTTGACGGACAAGAGAATCCACTTGTTACCATAGTAAGTTCTAAATTCTATGAAGTACAAACTAATCTAACTCTTAGTGAACATGCATATTTAGGTCATGTACTTATATTTAGTGATAGTTGGTATAGTAATCTGCCTCAAGATATACAAGAAATACTTTATGAAAAAGGTAGAGAAATAGCTAACTGGCAAAGGCAAGCAGTTCAAGAAGAAGAAATAAAGTATTTAGAGACAATCAAGAATGCAGGTGTCAATATAGTGGAGTTATCTCAAGCGGAGAGAGACAAAATGAGAGAGATTACTTTATCTGTTCATCAAGAATATGTTAAATTGTTTGGAAATGAGATATTAGATAAGGCATACGCAGAAATTGAAAAATATAAATAG
- a CDS encoding YciI family protein produces the protein MILYAAILETIDAKKDSEILDIHKAYLQKFIDEGKIFAKGPFTDHSGGLVIYKANSYEEAKEMAENDPAVLQKSRTLILKEWRSNIE, from the coding sequence ATGATTTTATATGCTGCTATATTAGAAACAATCGATGCAAAAAAGGATAGTGAAATACTAGACATACATAAAGCTTATCTTCAAAAATTTATCGACGAAGGCAAGATATTTGCTAAGGGACCTTTTACAGATCATAGTGGTGGTCTTGTAATCTATAAGGCTAATTCCTATGAAGAGGCTAAAGAAATGGCCGAAAATGACCCAGCTGTATTGCAAAAGTCCCGTACCTTGATATTAAAGGAATGGCGTAGCAATATAGAATAG